A region from the Dehalococcoides mccartyi CG5 genome encodes:
- a CDS encoding DUF5679 domain-containing protein, whose amino-acid sequence MIYSKIPERRPAMVQAYCVKDRKKIDVKDAKRVTLKNGRGAWQGTCPVCGGKVFRIG is encoded by the coding sequence ATGATATATTCCAAAATACCCGAAAGGAGACCGGCCATGGTACAGGCTTATTGTGTCAAGGATCGCAAGAAGATTGACGTCAAAGATGCCAAGAGAGTTACTCTGAAAAATGGTCGCGGAGCCTGGCAAGGTACCTGCCCAGTTTGTGGCGGGAAGGTTTTTAGGATAGGCTAA
- the truB gene encoding tRNA pseudouridine(55) synthase TruB has protein sequence MDGILNINKPFGITSFDVVAKVRRIYSQKRVGHGGTLDPYATGVIPVFLGRSTRLIEYLSSVSKTYLAEIELGVETDSYDSEGEITFRKTCDYVTREMIYKTLMDFQGEIIQIPPMYSAVKHRGMRLYNLARQGIEVERIPRVATIYGIELLNYTSPVLRVRIECGHGTYIRSLAFDLGRKLGCGAYLKSLVREAYGQFNLANSLDFADLEAAKCDVKLAGILLPLETAIGHLPRVSLDEENITRLVNGLEITLDRIDKPEAVAVYNAENSFVAIIQPETDGTWHPAKVFIRQSPKPDAN, from the coding sequence ATGGACGGCATCCTGAATATCAACAAACCTTTCGGGATAACCTCGTTTGATGTAGTTGCAAAAGTCAGGCGTATTTATTCCCAAAAAAGGGTAGGGCATGGGGGTACTCTTGACCCGTATGCAACCGGAGTAATTCCGGTGTTTTTGGGAAGATCTACCCGTCTTATAGAGTATCTTTCCTCCGTCAGCAAGACATATCTGGCTGAAATAGAGCTGGGAGTGGAGACGGATAGCTATGACAGCGAAGGCGAAATCACTTTCCGCAAAACCTGTGACTATGTTACCCGTGAAATGATATATAAAACTTTGATGGATTTTCAGGGTGAGATAATCCAAATTCCCCCTATGTATAGTGCCGTAAAACACCGCGGGATGCGTCTTTACAATCTGGCAAGGCAAGGGATAGAGGTTGAAAGAATTCCCCGGGTAGCCACAATTTATGGCATTGAACTGCTTAACTACACTTCACCGGTACTGCGTGTACGGATAGAATGCGGACACGGCACATATATTCGTTCTCTGGCCTTTGACTTGGGTAGAAAACTGGGTTGCGGGGCGTATCTGAAATCTCTGGTAAGAGAGGCATATGGCCAGTTTAATCTGGCAAACTCTCTGGATTTTGCTGACCTTGAGGCCGCAAAATGTGACGTGAAACTGGCAGGTATTCTCCTCCCGCTGGAGACAGCCATAGGGCATCTGCCAAGAGTTTCCCTTGATGAAGAGAATATAACCCGCTTGGTAAATGGTCTGGAGATAACACTGGATAGGATTGACAAACCTGAGGCTGTGGCCGTATACAATGCTGAAAACAGTTTCGTTGCTATAATCCAGCCGGAGACTGACGGTACTTGGCATCCGGCTAAAGTCTTCATAAGACAAAGCCCGAAACCGGATGCAAATTAG
- the infB gene encoding translation initiation factor IF-2, with the protein MVEKTSKPSAKTEVAPPVKIIELGAAVSVKELADSLETNPVEVIKALMRKGIMANINQVIDFDIAKGVIEAAGFEAKLKILKKSAAKKASPAKEKLSNFPLRPPVVTIMGHVDHGKTRLLDAIRSTNVMEKEVGGITQHIGAYQVEIKGHKITFLDTPGHEAFTAMRARGAQATDITILVVAADDGVMPQTLEALDHAKAAGVPIILAINKMDKPEANPDRVKQQLAEVGLVVEEWGGDTLAIPTSARENKGINELLEAVLLIAELEDLRADPNQPASGVVIEAEMDKTKGPMATVLVQSGTLKLGDTVVAGNTWGRVKAMFNDVGKRIKKAEPSTPVALLGMESVPQVGDKIIAVATEKQARDMVNENSQSTRKTNAVSLTNVYDQVSQGNIKELNIILKTDVQGSLEPIKDSLEKLSTDKIKININRSGAGNVTESDVMLAMASGGLIIGFSTGIETNAQRLADAEDIDIRHYDIIYKLIEDVDKALQGLLEPTIKEVIDGRAEVRAVFESTKKLSIAGCMVLEGKLVKNSQVRLLRGGEVIVDAPSNSLRRFKEDVKEVVAGYECGVGLKDFNEFQKSDILEFYHKEKSR; encoded by the coding sequence ATGGTAGAGAAGACAAGTAAACCAAGCGCCAAAACTGAAGTTGCACCTCCGGTCAAGATTATTGAACTTGGGGCAGCGGTATCGGTAAAAGAACTGGCTGATAGCCTGGAAACAAACCCTGTCGAAGTTATCAAAGCCCTGATGCGTAAAGGCATTATGGCTAATATAAATCAGGTTATAGATTTTGATATAGCCAAAGGTGTGATAGAGGCGGCTGGTTTTGAGGCCAAGCTTAAGATTCTGAAAAAGAGTGCCGCTAAAAAAGCTTCACCTGCCAAAGAAAAACTGAGCAACTTCCCTCTTCGCCCGCCGGTAGTAACGATAATGGGTCATGTAGACCATGGTAAAACCCGTTTGCTTGATGCCATACGCTCTACTAACGTCATGGAAAAAGAAGTAGGCGGTATTACCCAGCATATTGGTGCTTATCAGGTGGAAATAAAGGGCCATAAGATAACTTTTCTGGATACCCCCGGTCACGAAGCTTTTACTGCCATGCGTGCCAGAGGTGCTCAGGCTACCGATATTACTATTCTGGTAGTTGCTGCTGATGATGGTGTTATGCCCCAGACTCTGGAAGCCTTGGATCATGCCAAGGCGGCCGGTGTTCCCATTATTTTAGCTATAAACAAGATGGATAAACCCGAAGCCAATCCTGACAGGGTTAAACAACAGCTGGCTGAAGTCGGGCTGGTGGTGGAGGAGTGGGGCGGTGACACGCTGGCAATCCCGACATCTGCCCGTGAAAACAAAGGCATTAACGAACTGCTGGAAGCAGTTTTGCTTATAGCAGAACTTGAAGATCTAAGAGCTGATCCCAATCAACCTGCCAGCGGTGTAGTTATTGAGGCTGAAATGGATAAAACCAAAGGCCCGATGGCTACAGTACTGGTGCAAAGCGGTACCCTTAAACTGGGTGATACTGTGGTTGCCGGCAATACTTGGGGGCGGGTCAAAGCTATGTTTAACGATGTGGGCAAACGCATCAAAAAGGCTGAACCTTCCACTCCGGTAGCTCTGTTGGGTATGGAGAGTGTGCCTCAGGTGGGTGATAAGATTATAGCTGTGGCCACTGAAAAGCAGGCCCGGGATATGGTTAATGAAAATAGCCAGAGCACCCGTAAAACAAACGCAGTCAGCCTTACTAATGTTTATGATCAGGTTAGCCAAGGTAACATAAAGGAACTTAACATAATACTCAAGACCGATGTTCAGGGCAGTCTTGAGCCCATTAAAGATTCTTTAGAAAAACTTAGCACTGACAAGATAAAGATAAATATTAATCGCAGCGGCGCCGGTAACGTTACCGAGAGTGACGTTATGCTGGCTATGGCTTCAGGCGGTTTGATTATCGGCTTTAGCACCGGTATAGAAACTAATGCCCAGCGTTTGGCTGATGCCGAAGACATTGATATTCGGCATTATGATATTATCTACAAGCTGATAGAAGATGTGGACAAGGCCCTGCAAGGTTTGCTTGAACCTACCATCAAAGAAGTTATTGACGGCCGGGCCGAAGTGCGGGCAGTCTTTGAAAGCACCAAAAAGCTCTCTATTGCCGGTTGTATGGTACTGGAAGGCAAACTGGTAAAGAACTCTCAGGTAAGGCTTCTGCGGGGTGGTGAAGTCATAGTAGACGCCCCCAGCAACAGTCTTCGCCGCTTTAAGGAAGATGTTAAAGAAGTAGTGGCCGGCTATGAATGCGGCGTAGGCCTGAAAGATTTCAATGAGTTCCAGAAGAGTGATATTTTAGAATTTTATCACAAGGAAAAATCACGATAA
- the rnpM gene encoding RNase P modulator RnpM, with translation MTSKFVPMRTCIACRTEKAKADLVRLVRTEDNDVRVDHSGRLEGRGAYLCRDMACWESGLKGSYITHALKIAITPENCEELLKYGREVCEVKENGREDK, from the coding sequence TTGACTTCTAAATTTGTGCCCATGCGGACCTGTATCGCCTGCCGTACCGAGAAAGCTAAAGCAGACCTTGTGCGGCTGGTGAGAACAGAAGATAATGACGTAAGGGTAGACCATAGCGGTCGTCTGGAAGGACGAGGTGCTTACTTGTGCAGAGATATGGCCTGCTGGGAATCCGGTTTAAAAGGCAGTTATATTACCCATGCTTTAAAGATTGCCATAACACCGGAAAATTGCGAAGAACTGTTAAAATATGGGCGCGAAGTGTGTGAGGTGAAAGAAAATGGTAGAGAAGACAAGTAA
- a CDS encoding inositol-3-phosphate synthase, which translates to MGKINVAIIGVGNCASSLVQGVHYYRKAKDTEFVPGLMHVNLGGYHVSDINFTAAFDIDKNKVGKDLSEAIFTKPNNTFKFTDVPEMGIKVERGMTHDGLGKYLSQIIQKAPGSTADIVKILKETKTDVVINYLPVGSEEATKWYVEQILEAGCGMVNCIPVFIAREKYWQQRFVTAGVPIIGDDIKSQVGATITHRVLTRLFCDRGVKLEKTYQLNFGGNTDFLNMLERERLESKKISKTNAVTSQLDYKLDPDCVHVGPSDYVPWLEDRKFCHIRMEGRTFGDVPLNLEMKLEVWDSPNSAGVVIDAVRCCKLAMDNGMSGSLNEPSSYFMKSPPVQYTDDAAHLMTAEFIKKTSAKKVAGLEKKAEK; encoded by the coding sequence TTGGGTAAAATCAACGTTGCCATTATCGGTGTTGGTAACTGTGCTTCGTCCTTAGTACAGGGTGTTCACTATTACCGGAAAGCAAAGGACACTGAATTCGTTCCAGGTCTGATGCATGTTAATCTTGGCGGTTATCACGTTAGCGACATTAACTTTACTGCTGCCTTTGATATTGACAAGAACAAAGTCGGCAAAGACCTTAGTGAAGCTATTTTTACCAAGCCTAACAATACCTTCAAATTCACTGACGTGCCCGAAATGGGTATCAAGGTTGAGCGCGGCATGACCCATGACGGTCTGGGCAAGTATCTTTCCCAGATTATTCAGAAGGCTCCTGGCTCTACTGCTGATATTGTGAAAATCCTCAAAGAAACCAAAACAGACGTTGTTATCAACTATCTGCCCGTTGGTTCAGAGGAAGCCACCAAATGGTATGTGGAACAGATTTTGGAAGCCGGTTGCGGTATGGTTAACTGCATACCGGTATTTATTGCCCGTGAAAAGTACTGGCAGCAGCGTTTTGTAACTGCCGGTGTACCTATTATCGGCGATGATATCAAGTCACAGGTGGGTGCTACTATTACCCACCGCGTACTGACCAGACTTTTCTGTGACCGGGGTGTTAAGCTGGAAAAGACTTATCAGCTGAACTTCGGCGGTAACACTGACTTCCTGAATATGCTTGAACGCGAACGGCTGGAATCCAAGAAAATTTCCAAGACCAATGCTGTTACTTCACAGCTTGACTACAAGCTGGATCCCGACTGTGTCCATGTAGGTCCCAGTGATTACGTGCCGTGGCTTGAAGACCGCAAGTTCTGCCATATCCGCATGGAAGGCCGAACCTTCGGTGATGTTCCTTTGAATCTGGAAATGAAGCTGGAAGTTTGGGACAGCCCTAACTCTGCCGGTGTAGTTATTGACGCTGTTCGTTGCTGTAAGTTGGCCATGGATAATGGCATGTCTGGTTCACTGAACGAACCCTCTTCATATTTCATGAAGTCACCTCCGGTTCAGTATACCGATGATGCCGCGCATCTTATGACCGCTGAGTTCATTAAAAAGACTTCTGCCAAAAAAGTGGC
- the rbfA gene encoding 30S ribosome-binding factor RbfA — translation MSRRIKKLNQLFRADISALLQKEIRDPRLDTLLSVNEVDISEDMRHANVYVSHLAGDEHKDEILAALNAAAGFFRTEIAKKTDIRYMPVFHFVWDITIERGVRLNTLIDQVIHHQPED, via the coding sequence ATGTCACGGCGAATAAAGAAACTTAACCAGCTGTTCAGGGCGGATATAAGCGCCCTCCTGCAAAAAGAGATTCGTGACCCGCGTCTGGACACGCTGTTGTCTGTAAATGAAGTAGACATATCTGAAGATATGCGCCATGCCAATGTGTATGTGAGCCATCTGGCAGGTGATGAACACAAAGATGAAATACTGGCCGCTTTGAATGCAGCGGCCGGATTTTTCCGTACTGAAATAGCCAAAAAGACTGATATACGCTATATGCCGGTTTTCCATTTTGTATGGGACATTACCATTGAAAGGGGTGTTCGCCTGAATACCCTTATAGACCAGGTCATTCACCACCAGCCTGAAGATTAG